In the Arachis ipaensis cultivar K30076 chromosome B10, Araip1.1, whole genome shotgun sequence genome, one interval contains:
- the LOC107622518 gene encoding uncharacterized protein LOC107622518, producing MALDSSTAKEHQIREGNVNGNVPVGCSCLKLLKAGVDDLNRQLPLEVPPIRVEETSHAARLHGSHGQDVYSISMLHEEGETANYASPLAFLSILQVPDQAKSSACLDVDLNCQDCFDFQMKGDEYSECVIDIPSVNGNSVSPESHEEGVETFKTGNSPTSVLWRESSLKSGGKQLQSLMSFNSRDKPVSEKLHDLPSNRWRRYKRAASFDSRKVALLFSILSSFGTLILIYLTLRVRQKAEGFLS from the exons ATGGCTCTCGATTCGTCAACCGCG AAAGAGCATCAAATTCGAGAAGGGAATGTGAATGGGAATGTACCTGTGGGTTGTTCTTGTTTGAAGTTACTCAAAGCAGGTGTTGATGACCTTAATCGTCAGCTTCCTCTGG aGGTTCCGCCGATTCGGGTTGAAGAGACTTCACATGCAGCCAGATTGCACGGTTCACAT GGTCAAGATGTTTACAGCATTTCAATGTTGCATGAGGAAGGTGAAACTGCAAATTATGCTTCGCCGCTAGCTTTCTTAAGCATCCTACAGGTTCCTGATCAAGCTAAAAGCTCGGCTTGTTTAGATGTTGACCTAAATTGCCAAGACTGCTTTGATTTTCAAATGAAAGGCGATGAGTATTCTGAGTGCGTAATTGATATACCTAGTGTGAATGGAAACTCAGTTTCACCCGAATCCCATGAAGAGGGTGTTGAAACTTTTAAAACCGGGAACTCCCCAACT AGTGTACTGTGGAGAGAATCAAGTTTGAAATCAGGTGGAAAGCAACTGCAAAGTCTGATGAGCTTCAATTCAAGAG ATAAACCAGTCAGTGAGAAGTTACATGATTTACCAAGTAACAGATGGAGAAGATATAAGCGTGCAGCTTCGTTTGATTCCAGAAAAGTTGCTCTTCTGTTTTCAATATT GTCAAGCTTTGGAACATTGATTTTGATATATCTGACGTTGAGGGTTAGGCAAAAGGCTGAAGGCTTTCTTAGTTGA
- the LOC107622520 gene encoding ras-related protein RABH1e: MATVSPLAKYKLVFLGDQSVGKTSIITRFMYDKFDTTYQATIGIDFLSKTMYLEDRTVRLQLWDTAGQERFRSLIPSYIRDSSVAVIVYDVANRQSFLNTNKWVEEVRQERGSDVIIVLVGNKTDLVDKRQVSIEEGDAKSRESGIMFIETSAKAGFNIKPLFRKIAAALPGMDSMSSTKQEDMVDVNLKPTVNSSQSDQQGGGCAC; this comes from the exons atggcgacgGTGTCACCTCTCGCCAAGTATAAGCTCGTTTTCTTAGGCGATCAATCGGTTGGAAAAACCAGTATCATCACACGTTTCATGTATGACAAATTCGACACTACCTATCAG GCTACTATTGGCATTGACTTCTTGTCGAAAACAATGTACCTTGAAGATCGAACGGTTCGTTTACAGCTTTG GGATACTGCAGGGCAAGAAAGATTTAGAAGTCTAATTCCAAGCTACATAAGAGATTCTTCTGTTGCAGTTATTGTATATGATGTAGCCA ACCGGCAATCATTTCTGAACACTAACAAGTGGGTTGAGGAGGTACGTCAAGAACGAGGCAGTGATGTTATTATTGTCTTGGTTGGAAACAAAACTGATCTTGTTGATAAAAG ACAAGTTTCTATAGAGGAAGGAGACGCCAAGTCTCGTGAGAGTGGAATCATGTTTATAGAAACCAGTGCTAAAGCAGGCTTCAATATCAAG CCTTTGTTTCGAAAGATTGCTGCAGCATTGCCGGGGATGGATAGTATGTCTTCTACAAAACAAGAAGACATGGTTGACGTAAATTTGAAACCTACTGTGAATTCATCGCAGTCAGATCAACAAGGAGGAGGTTGTGCGTGCTAA